A genomic segment from Luteolibacter ambystomatis encodes:
- a CDS encoding beta-ketoacyl synthase N-terminal-like domain-containing protein, whose protein sequence is MPPSVYAGRIERPLSITGLGMLSTLGDGPAAHLDAISRNSPAFRPLSGLLGAGSPHAATPAGWIEQRELLTHRKWSPASMAALHVARQAIAAAGWTPEDCRPAAVVVGTSRGNAAGWLSPWPGRRPFKLMAASNTIHSEPAAAITIELGIHGPYHVLASGCSAGLDALGIATLLVRSGVVPRALAVAVDLPLVPLLLDSYAASGLLASAPQVDPYHPSSAGFIPGEGAAAIAIDATRSGTPWILDYTANSDACDPIGIPKDGGGSGDLLIAARGRHGDPAALCPHATGTAVHAVAEPAALIRAFESTHLPTLHFLKPFTGHTIGASGLLETAILAAFLQQKKLPPNPRGLATPPDFIAPDTALDADGTVFKLSHSMGGHNALLVLSPP, encoded by the coding sequence ATGCCGCCCAGCGTTTACGCCGGGCGCATCGAACGACCGCTTTCCATCACCGGACTCGGGATGCTTTCCACGCTGGGCGACGGCCCGGCGGCTCATCTCGATGCGATCTCGCGGAATTCACCGGCATTCCGTCCGCTGTCCGGTCTTCTCGGAGCGGGCAGTCCCCATGCCGCCACTCCCGCCGGTTGGATCGAGCAACGGGAACTCCTGACCCACCGCAAGTGGAGTCCCGCCTCGATGGCTGCACTCCATGTCGCCCGCCAAGCCATCGCCGCCGCCGGATGGACTCCGGAAGATTGCCGCCCCGCCGCCGTGGTCGTTGGCACCAGCCGGGGCAATGCCGCCGGATGGCTCTCTCCGTGGCCCGGTCGCCGCCCCTTCAAACTCATGGCGGCGAGCAACACCATCCACAGCGAACCCGCCGCCGCCATCACCATCGAGCTCGGCATTCACGGCCCTTATCATGTGCTGGCCAGCGGTTGCTCGGCAGGCCTTGACGCCCTCGGCATCGCCACCTTGCTGGTCCGCAGCGGAGTGGTCCCGCGTGCGCTGGCTGTGGCCGTGGATCTGCCTCTGGTCCCCCTGCTGTTGGACAGCTATGCCGCCTCCGGGCTGCTGGCCTCGGCTCCACAGGTGGACCCTTACCATCCCTCCTCCGCCGGTTTCATTCCGGGAGAAGGAGCCGCCGCGATTGCCATCGACGCCACCCGCTCCGGGACGCCATGGATCCTGGACTACACGGCCAACTCGGATGCCTGCGATCCCATCGGCATCCCGAAGGACGGCGGCGGCAGCGGCGATCTACTCATCGCCGCCCGCGGGCGCCACGGAGACCCCGCCGCGCTCTGTCCCCACGCCACCGGCACGGCAGTCCATGCAGTCGCCGAGCCCGCCGCACTGATACGTGCCTTTGAAAGCACTCATCTTCCCACCCTTCATTTCCTGAAGCCCTTCACCGGCCACACCATCGGGGCCAGCGGGCTGTTGGAAACCGCCATCCTCGCCGCTTTTCTCCAGCAGAAAAAACTTCCGCCCAATCCCCGCGGCCTGGCCACCCCGCCTGACTTCATCGCTCCAGATACGGCACTGGACGCCGACGGTACGGTCTTCAAACTCTCCCACAGCATGGGCGGCCACAACGCCCTCCTTGTCCTATCTCCACCATGA